Proteins from a genomic interval of Orbaceae bacterium lpD02:
- a CDS encoding tetratricopeptide repeat protein has protein sequence MRNVILVFILLFCQFINANECQYFQDKKEIKFQTTDEFGCIYEDRELHSFDAHKISLIFQLINEGKEILQLKIKDQDNNDKYNIFDIFLYSAPEVDKIRDAIFLEKKNILFLLHGYTATVINEFDETEVDAAFYDISIYKIYNNTPIKISSDATAIDFSGIDGFYNGKYQRYPYKKHEILLEKINTVNFNDEYIIKSIENLLKQDHTDEESNIIGHLWSIETIDSIISDIPITQNNVESYNNIAYYFEKMELYDESIFILDKIVSLYPNRTVSYINLGDTYWKLGKKDEALKAYQKYIDFMTKNGKKNRIPARIIEHMTQAN, from the coding sequence ATGAGAAATGTAATCCTTGTATTTATTTTATTATTTTGCCAATTTATTAATGCAAATGAATGTCAATATTTTCAAGATAAAAAAGAGATAAAATTTCAAACGACAGATGAATTTGGTTGTATTTATGAAGACCGAGAGCTTCACTCTTTTGATGCTCATAAAATCTCATTGATTTTCCAATTGATTAATGAGGGTAAAGAGATATTACAATTAAAAATTAAAGATCAAGATAATAATGATAAGTATAATATATTCGATATTTTCTTGTACTCTGCGCCAGAAGTAGACAAAATTCGAGACGCCATATTTCTTGAGAAGAAAAATATCTTATTCCTATTGCATGGTTATACTGCAACAGTAATTAATGAATTCGATGAAACAGAAGTCGATGCAGCTTTTTATGATATATCAATATATAAAATTTATAATAATACTCCAATCAAAATTTCATCAGATGCAACAGCAATAGATTTTAGTGGTATTGATGGTTTTTACAATGGAAAGTATCAACGCTATCCATATAAAAAACATGAAATTTTATTAGAAAAAATCAATACGGTTAATTTTAATGATGAATATATTATTAAGTCGATAGAAAACTTATTAAAACAGGATCACACAGATGAGGAATCTAATATTATTGGTCATCTGTGGAGCATCGAAACGATAGATAGTATCATTTCTGATATTCCAATTACTCAAAATAATGTAGAAAGTTATAATAATATTGCATATTATTTTGAGAAAATGGAGTTATACGATGAATCTATCTTTATTTTAGATAAAATAGTCTCTTTATATCCAAATAGAACTGTTTCTTATATAAATTTGGGTGATACTTATTGGAAACTAGGTAAAAAAGATGAAGCTTTAAAAGCTTATCAAAAATATATTGATTTTATGACTAAAAATGGAAAAAAGAATAGAATACCAGCAAGAATAATCGAGCATATGACACAGGCAAATTGA
- a CDS encoding tetratricopeptide repeat protein, with the protein MLKQTQLFPLFTLLTLLIMSTCSVDAKLRCTLLNNQQNIADCNTLADSGDANAQNTLGEIYYQDALIHKGYHTKARILFEKAANQGLAKAQYNLGAIYRDEFNNFPVALSWFEKAAAQGNSDAQNSIGYIYENGSGGEAPRLYTFDENGKNIDPELPYIEAKFAPYDFQLPVVTYPRAIYPISEYGQGVEPDLHKAFEWYKKAAAQGNALAQTNLAYFYLMGIVVDKDEKRAFKLYQQAAKQDCPPALKSLAFMYMQGLGTKEDIPKAFSALEQAYRLLPDDNLWHMINLKMSIRYSLKTSLPYKDSVFRKQFDYKDSSDEDYIHERLKYLKCVYQLDFEHAYGITGIYVSVRPTKALVLGESIGENSLFKERHFIKEAIQGYYKTMTSLSYYYKAEEQDMPRAQLWRKYAIKMGELNHSNVWPGYDDNQTDNDDK; encoded by the coding sequence ATGCTAAAACAAACTCAATTATTCCCGCTGTTTACCCTGCTCACCCTACTCATCATGTCCACCTGTAGTGTGGATGCCAAACTACGCTGTACTCTGCTAAATAACCAACAAAATATCGCTGACTGCAATACGCTCGCCGATAGCGGCGATGCAAATGCACAAAATACCTTGGGTGAAATTTATTACCAAGATGCGCTTATCCATAAAGGCTACCACACTAAAGCCCGTATCTTATTTGAAAAAGCCGCTAACCAAGGGCTGGCTAAAGCGCAATATAACTTAGGTGCCATCTACCGTGATGAATTTAATAACTTCCCGGTTGCCTTAAGCTGGTTTGAAAAAGCCGCCGCCCAAGGCAATAGCGATGCGCAAAATAGCATTGGTTATATTTATGAAAATGGCTCGGGCGGTGAAGCGCCACGGCTGTATACCTTTGATGAAAACGGCAAAAACATTGACCCTGAGCTACCTTATATTGAAGCAAAATTTGCTCCGTATGACTTTCAGTTACCTGTCGTCACTTATCCGCGTGCGATTTATCCGATTAGTGAATATGGTCAAGGGGTTGAGCCTGACCTGCATAAGGCGTTTGAGTGGTACAAAAAAGCCGCGGCGCAAGGTAATGCCCTTGCCCAAACTAACCTGGCCTATTTTTATTTAATGGGCATTGTGGTCGATAAAGATGAAAAGCGGGCATTTAAACTCTATCAACAGGCGGCCAAACAAGATTGCCCACCGGCACTAAAATCGCTGGCATTTATGTATATGCAGGGCCTTGGCACCAAAGAGGATATCCCCAAAGCCTTTAGCGCCCTTGAGCAAGCCTATAGACTACTGCCTGATGATAATCTATGGCATATGATTAACCTCAAGATGTCCATTCGCTATTCACTCAAAACATCACTCCCTTATAAAGATTCTGTTTTCCGTAAACAGTTTGACTACAAAGACTCCAGTGATGAAGATTATATTCATGAACGGCTAAAATACTTAAAATGTGTGTACCAGTTAGACTTTGAACATGCATACGGTATTACTGGAATATATGTCTCGGTAAGACCAACGAAAGCACTTGTACTTGGCGAGTCGATCGGTGAAAACTCATTATTTAAAGAACGTCATTTTATCAAGGAAGCAATACAAGGTTATTATAAGACAATGACGTCGTTAAGTTACTACTATAAAGCTGAAGAGCAGGATATGCCACGCGCTCAGCTATGGCGTAAATACGCCATTAAAATGGGCGAACTTAACCACAGTAATGTGTGGCCAGGCTATGATGACAATCAAACCGATAACGATGATAAGTAA
- the umuD gene encoding translesion error-prone DNA polymerase V autoproteolytic subunit, with protein MSSKNKQCFVPFFLESISAGFPSPAQDFIEKRIDLNELLIKHPSATYLLRASGDSMIEGQISSGDILVVDSAKTPVHGDIVIASLSGEFTVKKLQLGESVALLPMNPNYEPIIIKDESQLEIFGVVTFVIHET; from the coding sequence ATGTCTAGTAAAAATAAACAATGTTTTGTTCCCTTTTTTTTAGAGTCAATTTCAGCAGGTTTTCCAAGTCCTGCACAAGATTTTATTGAAAAACGGATTGACCTTAATGAGCTTTTAATCAAGCACCCGTCCGCAACCTATTTGCTTCGTGCTTCAGGAGATTCTATGATTGAGGGGCAAATTAGTTCGGGTGATATCTTAGTTGTTGATTCAGCGAAAACACCGGTCCACGGTGATATTGTTATTGCCTCACTATCGGGCGAATTTACAGTTAAAAAACTTCAACTTGGTGAGAGCGTTGCATTGTTACCGATGAATCCAAATTATGAGCCAATAATCATAAAAGATGAAAGCCAATTAGAAATCTTTGGTGTGGTGACATTTGTTATTCACGAGACGTAA
- the umuC gene encoding translesion error-prone DNA polymerase V subunit UmuC: MFAHVDVNSFYANCEKVFRPELKASPVIVLSNNDGCVIARSCEAKALGIKMGQPYFKLSGSYLKHYNIQVFSSNYALYGDLSQRVMDTIESIVPDIEIYSIDEAFCDIASFNQIMSFEALGQKIRNEVKQCTHLTVGVGIGQTKTLAKLANYAAKKWPKTGGVVDLSNRERQIKLMAITPIEEVWGIGRAISQQLKERNINTALDLANWSPIEAKQQFSVVLERTVRELNGESCLELESISEPRQQIVCSRSFGVKVTELETLSQAISNYTARAAEKLREDKQYCKHITVFIKTSPFTPNQVYYSHSSSEKISATSDTRKLLSVANRLLKRIWIDGKDYQKAGVILNDFCQVETDQYDLFSDPTSLVRNEKLLNTIDRINKTSSTKLFFASQGIKGQWQMKQAFLSPAYTTRFKDIPIAKLI, encoded by the coding sequence ATGTTTGCTCATGTTGATGTTAATTCATTTTATGCCAACTGCGAGAAAGTGTTTCGACCGGAGCTTAAAGCGAGTCCCGTTATTGTTTTAAGTAACAATGATGGTTGTGTAATTGCTAGGTCTTGTGAAGCCAAAGCGCTTGGTATTAAAATGGGACAGCCCTATTTTAAGTTATCTGGATCCTATCTAAAACACTATAATATTCAGGTTTTTAGCTCGAATTACGCCTTGTATGGTGATTTATCTCAAAGAGTGATGGATACGATTGAAAGTATTGTACCAGATATCGAAATTTACAGTATTGACGAAGCATTTTGTGATATTGCGTCATTTAATCAAATCATGTCATTTGAGGCGTTGGGGCAAAAGATAAGAAATGAAGTTAAACAATGTACCCACTTAACCGTAGGTGTAGGTATTGGCCAAACAAAAACGCTTGCAAAACTTGCCAATTATGCTGCCAAAAAGTGGCCTAAAACCGGTGGTGTCGTTGATTTGTCAAATAGGGAACGGCAGATTAAACTCATGGCAATCACGCCTATTGAAGAGGTATGGGGGATTGGTAGGGCGATAAGTCAGCAGTTAAAAGAGCGTAATATTAACACTGCGTTAGATTTAGCAAACTGGTCACCTATTGAGGCAAAGCAGCAATTTAGTGTGGTACTCGAGCGAACCGTTCGAGAGTTAAACGGTGAATCATGCCTGGAACTCGAGAGTATTTCTGAGCCAAGGCAGCAAATTGTCTGCTCTCGTTCATTTGGGGTTAAAGTGACTGAGTTAGAAACCCTGTCTCAAGCCATAAGTAATTATACGGCACGAGCAGCGGAAAAACTTCGGGAAGATAAACAGTATTGCAAGCACATTACCGTGTTTATTAAAACCAGTCCTTTTACACCAAACCAGGTTTATTACAGTCATTCATCTTCTGAAAAAATAAGCGCAACGTCAGACACCAGAAAACTTTTATCTGTCGCCAACCGATTACTTAAACGAATATGGATTGATGGAAAAGATTATCAAAAAGCGGGGGTGATTTTAAATGACTTTTGTCAGGTTGAAACAGACCAATATGATTTATTTTCTGATCCAACTTCCCTGGTCCGAAATGAAAAGCTTTTGAACACCATCGATAGAATTAATAAAACAAGTTCAACCAAACTGTTCTTTGCCTCACAAGGCATTAAAGGGCAATGGCAAATGAAACAGGCATTTTTATCACCGGCCTACACAACACGTTTTAAGGATATCCCGATTGCTAAACTTATTTAA
- a CDS encoding SMEK domain-containing protein — protein MIRKDDFDIIKCKLEFLAYQIEISGRLNLLELNNHAEDFFAELMNLIFDWKLGNVNKNASNVRGIDLVDTERQIIMQVSSQSESTKIQRSLDKIDIEKYCSYNFKFLCISKNASSLKRNSYKIPDTICFVPQDDIYDIPTLLMLIKRLKSNSIAKIKDFIVKELNDRNTLSFPKMQSCLADIVNLLALEPLQENESFQPKNTYKIDHKIEFNKLSTVRDYILDNAIYSDYLDDLYSEYDKEGCNRKLAIFNKLKSIYTQLFVDYEDNNALFFAVQEKVKGIVVASCDNFAYEDEILDLSVTIIVVDAFIRCKIFREPFGEFYAFTE, from the coding sequence ATGATAAGAAAAGATGATTTTGATATAATCAAGTGTAAACTAGAGTTCTTAGCCTATCAAATAGAAATAAGTGGTAGATTGAATTTATTAGAGTTGAATAACCATGCTGAAGATTTTTTTGCCGAACTGATGAATTTGATATTTGATTGGAAGCTAGGAAATGTTAACAAAAATGCTAGTAATGTACGTGGTATTGATTTAGTTGATACTGAACGGCAGATTATTATGCAAGTATCAAGTCAATCTGAATCAACAAAAATTCAACGTTCGCTAGATAAAATTGATATAGAAAAATATTGCAGTTATAACTTCAAATTCTTATGTATATCTAAAAATGCCTCTTCATTAAAAAGAAATAGTTATAAAATCCCAGATACTATTTGCTTTGTACCTCAAGATGATATTTATGATATTCCTACTTTGCTTATGTTAATTAAGAGGCTAAAAAGTAACTCAATAGCGAAAATTAAAGATTTTATTGTCAAAGAGCTTAACGACAGAAACACTTTGTCTTTCCCCAAAATGCAAAGTTGTTTGGCTGATATTGTTAATTTATTGGCGCTAGAGCCTTTACAAGAAAATGAATCTTTTCAACCCAAAAATACTTATAAAATAGATCATAAAATTGAATTCAATAAATTAAGTACAGTTAGAGATTATATTCTTGATAATGCAATTTACAGTGATTATTTAGATGATTTATATAGTGAATATGATAAAGAAGGATGTAATCGTAAGTTGGCTATCTTCAACAAACTCAAATCAATTTACACCCAACTTTTTGTAGATTATGAGGACAACAATGCACTATTTTTTGCTGTTCAAGAAAAAGTAAAAGGGATAGTTGTTGCAAGTTGTGATAACTTTGCTTATGAAGACGAAATTTTAGATTTAAGTGTAACAATTATTGTTGTGGATGCTTTTATTCGTTGTAAAATATTCAGAGAACCATTTGGAGAATTCTATGCTTTTACCGAATGA
- a CDS encoding DUF2326 domain-containing protein → MFLKSLQIANKDKIIRDITFHAGLNLIVDETIKLTNDESGNNVGKTTVLSLIDFCLDGKSKYVYSDAENDKKINEIVRTFLMDNEIIITLVLTRNISDPHSSTIKIERNFLVRKKKIQTINSKQLTDEEFSKTLSDLIFPGVYGNYPTFKQLIAHNIRYRDLRLNNTLKILDRYTKDEEYEALYLYMLGCGRYDSSKKNELLAKINIENNFRKRLERESPRQVSEISLTYVIEEINELNKKKESFNINPDFQNDLDELDRVKQTINIISGKNSKLKLRRTIIIEAQNSLLNKHSNIDVGQLRHFYSQVEQQLDKVNKTFEELLQFHNAMLKEKSKFVGEALPQLNEEINSNEENLNQLLNQENLLTTKITKTPAFASLEIIIEQLNLAYEKKAKLEEKISQIKIVEDTIESLTKSLENIDMGIFSETFKTHLDEQLKKFNHYFSDISYQMYKEKFGLTTKIKEKDGKKVYEFYEFNASNFSSGKKQGEITCFDIAYTLFADQEKIPCLHFLLTDKKELMHDNQLTKIANIVNQNNIQFITSILKDKLPADLNDDNYIILSLSENNKLFRIENYDNLPYQFATE, encoded by the coding sequence ATGTTCTTAAAATCACTACAAATAGCCAATAAAGATAAAATTATCCGCGACATTACTTTTCATGCTGGTTTGAATCTGATTGTAGATGAAACTATAAAATTAACTAATGATGAAAGTGGTAATAATGTCGGAAAAACAACAGTTCTTAGCCTGATCGATTTTTGCTTGGACGGTAAATCAAAATATGTATACTCTGATGCTGAAAATGATAAAAAAATTAATGAAATAGTTAGAACATTCTTAATGGATAATGAAATTATTATAACTCTAGTTTTAACAAGAAATATTAGTGATCCACATTCATCAACTATCAAAATTGAAAGAAATTTTCTAGTGAGAAAAAAGAAAATTCAAACAATTAACTCAAAACAATTAACGGATGAAGAATTTAGTAAAACTCTTTCTGATTTAATTTTTCCTGGAGTATATGGTAACTATCCTACGTTTAAACAGCTAATTGCGCATAACATCCGTTATCGTGATTTGCGTTTGAATAACACATTGAAAATTTTAGATCGCTATACTAAAGACGAGGAATATGAAGCTTTATATCTATATATGTTGGGATGTGGAAGATATGATAGTAGCAAAAAAAACGAGTTACTAGCTAAAATTAACATAGAAAACAACTTCAGAAAACGACTGGAACGCGAAAGCCCACGCCAAGTTTCCGAAATCTCGTTAACTTATGTTATTGAAGAAATTAATGAATTGAATAAGAAAAAAGAGTCATTTAATATCAATCCTGATTTTCAAAATGATTTAGATGAATTAGATAGAGTTAAACAAACAATAAATATAATTAGTGGAAAAAACTCTAAATTAAAGTTAAGAAGAACTATTATTATAGAAGCTCAAAATTCTTTGCTTAATAAGCATTCTAACATTGACGTCGGGCAACTTCGTCATTTTTATTCTCAAGTTGAGCAACAGTTAGACAAAGTAAATAAAACGTTTGAAGAGTTACTCCAATTCCATAATGCAATGCTAAAAGAAAAGTCAAAATTTGTAGGAGAAGCTTTACCTCAATTAAATGAAGAAATAAATTCCAATGAAGAAAACCTTAATCAGTTATTAAATCAAGAGAATTTGCTAACAACAAAAATAACAAAAACCCCTGCATTTGCTAGCTTAGAAATAATTATTGAACAACTAAACTTAGCTTATGAAAAAAAAGCGAAATTAGAAGAAAAAATTTCACAAATTAAGATAGTTGAAGATACAATTGAGTCATTAACAAAAAGTCTAGAAAATATAGACATGGGTATTTTTTCAGAGACATTCAAAACCCATCTAGATGAGCAACTTAAAAAATTTAATCACTACTTTTCAGATATTTCTTATCAAATGTACAAAGAGAAATTTGGCTTAACAACAAAAATAAAAGAAAAGGATGGTAAAAAAGTATATGAATTCTACGAATTTAATGCTTCTAATTTTAGCTCAGGTAAAAAACAAGGTGAAATAACCTGTTTTGACATAGCTTATACCCTATTTGCAGACCAAGAAAAAATACCTTGTTTACATTTTCTATTAACAGATAAGAAAGAGCTAATGCATGATAATCAATTGACAAAAATAGCTAATATAGTCAATCAGAATAACATTCAGTTTATTACTTCTATTCTTAAAGATAAACTGCCTGCTGATTTAAATGATGATAACTATATTATTTTGAGCCTATCGGAAAATAATAAGCTTTTTAGAATTGAAAATTATGATAATTTACCTTATCAGTTTGCTACTGAATAA
- the vgrG gene encoding type VI secretion system tip protein VgrG, with the protein MPSGLDTALDSLTNALSTQQHNRYSLTLSGLSSALSVLSVQGNEALNQPWRYEIIVTSLDPHITIDSVLNQPAQFSFLAPNLLTQVTHISSLDKPAMPRTLYGVVTEFAQLSVNKDEAHYRLVLQPRLALFANDHYSAIYQNQSVVSVVEEVLRRHGFTGVDYRLALKDSYPAREFITQWQESDLAFIQRLLADVGIWLRFESHAEHNCDVLVLSDYEQGFEDVGSLGYTLPSGMADKARDSVWDLQFQSHSVARQVIVHDDNYREAQTDRYSLVNSQPKLTTTTGTDYRYGEHFKRKGDDNIIESGNWYAKIRHQQQISEQIIIHGNANDYHLAPGQRLIISGSPINGISEGIVILSTECYGDRSEAYHVKFTAIPYNVLKPYRPAPLPWPQVTGTLPARVTSPDNDTYGYIDTMGRYRVKFDFDLKTWRSGEESLWVRLAKPYAGDRYGFHFPLIDGTEVAIAFTDSNPDRPYIAHAMHDSTHPDPVTTINKHRNVLRTPANNKLRMDDKRGQEHIKLATEYGKSQLNLGHLVNQNREQRGAGFELRTDEWGAISANKGLYLTAQSEPQAQGQQLDMQGAIAQLENALSIAKALQQAASSAQAHPADIDSQQQLQSALNQLTEAGMIAYAPAGIALTSDENIQLSSGNSISLTSEQQTDISALNNITLASSEAVGVFAHKAGMKLLANQGQVELQAQNDAMAIAAKQDIKIDSVEGKVTISALDGLNLLAGGSYITINGKGIELGSSANVTIKAAALQKMGPANQDRSINLADNVNCQQTAHDQAQNQHALLELD; encoded by the coding sequence ATGCCTAGCGGTCTTGATACTGCATTAGATTCACTCACTAACGCACTTAGCACCCAGCAACATAACCGGTACTCACTGACGCTTTCAGGGTTATCATCCGCGCTCTCTGTTTTATCGGTTCAAGGTAATGAAGCACTCAACCAACCATGGCGTTACGAGATTATTGTCACGAGCCTTGACCCGCATATCACTATTGATAGTGTACTTAACCAGCCAGCCCAGTTTAGCTTCTTAGCCCCCAACTTGCTAACGCAGGTCACCCACATTAGCTCACTTGATAAACCGGCAATGCCGCGCACCTTATATGGGGTGGTGACTGAGTTTGCTCAGCTATCAGTCAATAAAGACGAGGCGCATTATCGGCTGGTACTGCAGCCACGACTGGCGCTATTTGCGAATGACCATTATAGCGCCATTTACCAAAACCAAAGTGTGGTTAGCGTGGTGGAGGAGGTACTGCGTCGTCATGGTTTTACCGGCGTCGATTACCGCTTAGCGCTAAAAGACAGCTACCCAGCCCGGGAGTTTATCACGCAGTGGCAAGAGAGCGACCTCGCTTTTATACAGCGTTTACTGGCCGATGTGGGTATTTGGTTACGCTTTGAAAGTCACGCCGAACATAACTGCGATGTATTGGTATTAAGTGATTACGAACAGGGTTTTGAGGACGTCGGCAGTCTTGGTTACACGTTACCGAGTGGCATGGCGGATAAGGCGCGTGATAGCGTGTGGGATTTACAGTTTCAAAGTCACAGCGTAGCGCGTCAGGTGATTGTCCACGATGACAACTACCGCGAGGCACAAACCGATAGATACTCATTAGTTAACAGCCAACCAAAACTAACCACCACCACCGGCACTGATTACCGTTATGGTGAGCACTTTAAACGTAAAGGTGATGACAACATTATTGAGAGTGGCAATTGGTATGCCAAAATCCGCCATCAGCAGCAGATTAGTGAACAGATTATTATTCACGGTAATGCCAATGACTACCACTTAGCCCCAGGGCAACGCCTCATCATTAGCGGCAGCCCAATCAACGGCATCAGTGAAGGGATAGTGATTTTATCAACCGAGTGCTATGGTGACCGCAGCGAGGCGTATCACGTTAAGTTTACTGCAATCCCGTATAACGTATTAAAGCCGTATCGCCCGGCACCGTTACCGTGGCCGCAAGTGACCGGCACGCTACCAGCGCGGGTAACTAGTCCGGATAATGACACTTATGGTTATATTGACACCATGGGACGCTACCGGGTTAAATTTGATTTTGACTTAAAAACTTGGCGCAGCGGTGAAGAAAGCTTATGGGTTAGGCTGGCAAAACCGTATGCCGGCGACCGCTATGGTTTTCACTTCCCCTTAATCGATGGTACCGAGGTGGCGATTGCCTTTACCGATAGTAACCCAGATAGACCGTATATCGCCCATGCCATGCATGACAGCACACATCCTGACCCTGTCACGACTATCAATAAACACCGCAATGTGCTGCGAACGCCAGCCAACAACAAACTGCGCATGGATGATAAACGCGGGCAAGAGCATATTAAACTGGCGACTGAGTACGGCAAAAGCCAGCTCAACCTCGGTCACTTAGTTAACCAAAACAGAGAGCAACGCGGCGCCGGCTTTGAGCTACGCACCGACGAATGGGGCGCCATTAGCGCGAACAAAGGTTTATACCTAACCGCACAAAGCGAGCCACAAGCCCAAGGTCAGCAGCTTGATATGCAAGGCGCGATTGCCCAGCTGGAAAACGCCTTATCGATTGCCAAAGCACTGCAACAGGCCGCCAGCAGCGCGCAGGCGCACCCCGCTGATATCGATAGTCAACAGCAGCTACAAAGCGCACTCAACCAGTTAACCGAAGCGGGCATGATTGCTTACGCACCAGCCGGTATTGCTTTAACCAGTGATGAAAATATCCAGCTCTCCAGTGGTAACAGCATCAGCTTAACCAGTGAGCAGCAAACTGATATTAGCGCGCTAAACAATATCACCTTAGCCTCATCTGAGGCGGTCGGCGTTTTCGCCCATAAAGCGGGCATGAAGTTATTGGCTAACCAAGGCCAAGTCGAGCTACAGGCCCAAAACGACGCCATGGCTATCGCCGCTAAACAGGATATTAAAATTGATAGTGTCGAGGGCAAAGTGACTATCTCGGCACTTGATGGCCTTAATTTGCTCGCTGGCGGTTCGTATATTACCATCAATGGTAAGGGTATCGAACTCGGCTCATCGGCTAACGTCACCATTAAAGCGGCAGCGCTGCAAAAAATGGGGCCAGCTAATCAGGATCGCTCGATTAATTTAGCGGATAACGTTAACTGCCAGCAAACAGCCCATGATCAGGCGCAAAATCAGCACGCACTACTTGAATTAGATTAA
- a CDS encoding DUF4123 domain-containing protein codes for MLRANQPKIEVAALSAAAKNITEQLKEQSIHYQQRCLILLDPFLTPLNDPIIDYCAGRRQLYPVPIMHPSIQANKRPLLLELDLTNLFEQQVLSYTVDKALSQLSAEYLSYGGGQQYCAWLFTQSPALQVARDLANLCIQKRQRKTFFLRFYDPAIFAQLMSVLEPHQQTKLVGQISHWGRLNYTGELVMHSTDQPLKPVLSGQLGLFDEQLDQLYCIGINNQIIQTQRIMQPTMPIDPIGSLKHITPCVMRMLAKSIKDDPLLVKWATLAIKFGADFDLEPLIQNKIQHLTKSQQYDAICNELNALSHDDWQVRQQGIRDE; via the coding sequence ATGTTACGTGCTAACCAGCCTAAAATTGAAGTGGCCGCACTCTCAGCTGCTGCTAAAAATATTACTGAGCAGCTAAAAGAGCAGTCGATTCATTATCAGCAGCGCTGCTTAATCTTGCTTGATCCCTTTTTAACACCGCTTAACGATCCCATCATCGATTATTGCGCAGGGCGAAGGCAACTTTATCCTGTGCCGATTATGCATCCGTCTATTCAAGCAAATAAACGGCCCTTACTGCTTGAGCTTGATTTAACCAATCTATTTGAGCAGCAGGTATTAAGCTACACCGTCGATAAAGCGCTGAGTCAGTTATCCGCCGAATATTTATCATATGGTGGTGGCCAGCAATATTGCGCCTGGCTATTTACCCAGTCACCGGCTCTTCAGGTTGCACGTGATTTAGCTAATTTATGCATACAAAAGCGGCAACGAAAGACGTTTTTCTTGCGCTTTTATGATCCCGCTATCTTTGCCCAGTTAATGAGTGTGTTGGAGCCTCATCAGCAGACAAAATTAGTGGGGCAAATTAGCCATTGGGGGCGATTAAATTATACCGGCGAGCTTGTTATGCATTCCACAGATCAGCCGCTAAAACCGGTATTATCGGGTCAATTAGGACTTTTTGATGAACAGCTAGACCAGTTATATTGTATTGGGATTAATAATCAAATCATTCAAACACAGCGCATTATGCAGCCAACAATGCCAATTGATCCGATTGGCTCTTTAAAACACATCACCCCCTGCGTCATGCGTATGTTAGCAAAATCTATTAAAGATGATCCCTTATTGGTTAAATGGGCAACTTTAGCCATAAAGTTTGGTGCAGACTTTGATTTAGAGCCATTAATACAAAATAAAATACAACACTTAACCAAAAGCCAGCAATACGATGCCATTTGCAATGAATTAAACGCATTAAGTCATGATGATTGGCAAGTTCGACAACAAGGAATTCGGGATGAATGA